The following proteins come from a genomic window of Populus alba chromosome 12, ASM523922v2, whole genome shotgun sequence:
- the LOC118044341 gene encoding probable cyclic nucleotide-gated ion channel 20, chloroplastic isoform X1, which produces MADHEKDVSMLSNTHPKLVDEEVDSRFSPFLSRNQSASISIPVNSMESYGFETNLGGCTGPLHSERNAPLVQMSGPLYINRNTENLFLANHGVTTRKKVEPTERCQSFKGMDPSDWDDMYTATNAHLMRSGQLGMCNDPYCTTCPSYYHSKDSRFRSVLYGDAKGRARRFNDVINLYIPRVMNPHAQAVQKWNKFFVISCLVAIFVDPLFFFLLWVQQVNNCIVIDWPMTKTIVVFRSLTDLIYLLNMLLQFMLAYVAPESRVVGAGELVDHPKKILKHYLQGCFFIDLIVVLPLPQVSISILESPCCYPHSSCLEISAEMSEA; this is translated from the exons ATGGCTGACCATGAAAAAGATGTATCAATGTTGTCAAACACTCATCCAAAGTTAGTGGATGAAGAGGTGGATTCTCGATTTTCACCATTTCTTTCCAGGAATCAGAGTGCATCAATTTCTATTCCTGTGAATTCCATGGAGTCCTATGGTTTTGAAACCAATCTTGGTGGCTGTACTGGTCCATTGCATAGTGAAAGAAATGCTCCACTGGTACAAATGAGCGGTCCTTTATATATCAACCGTAACACTGAAAACCTATTCCTGGCAAATCATGGTGTAACAACTCGCAAAAAGGTAGAACCCACAGAAAGATGTCAATCTTTTAAAGGAATGGATCCGAGTGACTGGGATGATATGTATACTGCTACAAATGCCCACTTAATGAGGTCTGGACAACTAGGGATGTGCAATGATCCTTACTGCACAACATGCCCGTCGTATTACCATTCCAAAGATTCCAGG TTTCGTAGTGTTCTTTATGGAGATGCTAAAGGTCGGGCAAGGAGATTCAATGATGTTATAAACTTGTATATTCCTAGAGTTATGAATCCTCATGCTCAAGCGGTTCAGAAGTGGAATAAATTTTTTGTCATTTCGTGCTTAGTGGCGATTTTTGTTGATCCCTTGTTTTTCTTCCTACTATGGGTGCAACAA GTAAACAATTGCATAGTTATTGATTGGCCAATGACTAAAACAATTGTGGTGTTTAGGAGTTTGACTGATCTCATCTACTTATTGAACATGCTTCTTCAG TTTATGTTAGCTTATGTTGCTCCTGAATCTAGAGTGGTTGGTGCTGGAGAGTTAGTTGaccatccaaaaaaaattcttaagcaCTACCTCCAAGGATGTTTCTTTATTGACTTAATTGTGGTATTACCGCTCCCGCAG GTATCAATCTCCATACTGGAGAGCCCGTGCTGCTACCCTCATTCAAGTTGCCTGGAGATATCGGCAGAAATGTCTGAAGCATAG
- the LOC118044338 gene encoding bifunctional D-cysteine desulfhydrase/1-aminocyclopropane-1-carboxylate deaminase, mitochondrial has translation MLCYRCFHSSPNYSLIPSPTISNKNKNLFFKTFPFLSSQKPNFTSSLHCSHPLSQIMDLDNKDRESRSLFDFLSQKAYTPPSWASLLNPIPSHIFSLGHLPTPIHKWNLPNLPTNTEVYLKRDDLSGMQLSGNKVRKLEFLMADAVAQGADCIITIGGIQSNHCRATAVAAKYLNLDCYVILRTSKVVVDKDPGLTGNLLVERLVGANVQLISKEEYAQIGSVNLTNDLKEKLVKEGRKPYVIPVGGSNSLGTWGYIEAVREIEQQVQATAGRIKFDDIVVACGSGGTIAGLSLGSWLGTLKAKVHAFAVCDDPDYFYNYVQDLIDGLKAVVDSHDIVNIQNAKGLGYAINTSEELKFVKEIAAATGVVLDPVYSGKAAYGMMKDMAENPKNWEGRKVLFIHTGGLLGLFDKVDQMSSLVENWGRMEVHESVPRKDGIGKMF, from the exons ATGCTCTGCTACAGGTGCTTCCACTCTTCCCCTAATTACTCTCTCATTCCTTCTCCTACCATcagcaacaaaaacaagaacttGTTCTTCAAGACCTTTCCTTTTTTGTCCTCTCAAAAACCAAACTTCACTTCATCACTCCATTGCTCTCACCCTCTCTCTCAAATAATGGATTTGGACAACAAGGATCGAGAATCAAGAAGTTTATTTGATTTCTTAAGCCAAAAAGCTTACACACCACCTTCATGGGCTTCCCTTTTGAATCCAATCCCTTCTCATATCTTCTCTCTTGGTCACCTCCCTACTCCTATTCACAAATGGAACCTTCCGAATTTGCCCACCAACACTGAAGTCTATTTAAAG AGAGATGACTTGTCTGGGATGCAACTGAGTGGTAACAAAGTGAGAAAGTTGGAGTTTTTAATGGCTGATGCTGTGGCTCAAGGTGCTGACTGTATTATTACCATTGGTGGTATTCAAAGTAATCACTGTCGTGCCACTGCTGTTGCTGCTAAGTACCTTAATCTTGATTGTTACGTCATACTTCGTACCTCAAAG GTTGTTGTGGACAAAGATCCAGGATTGACAGGAAATCTCTTGGTGGAGAGATTAGTTGGAGCTAATGTTCAACTTATTTCAAAAGAAGAATATGCACAAATTGGGAGTGTG AATCTCACCaatgatttaaaagaaaagttggTGAAGGAAGGGAGAAAACCATATGTTATTCCTGTTGGTGGATCAAACTCCTTAGGAACCTG GGGTTACATTGAAGCTGTCAGGGAAATTGAGCAGCAAGTTCAGGCTACTGCAGGCAGAATAAAATTTGATGATATTGTTGTAGCATGTGGCAG TGGAGGAACAATTGCTGGTCTGTCATTGGGATCATGGCTGGGAACATTAAAGGCAAAA GTTCATGCATTCGCTGTTTGTGATGATCCTGATTACTTCTACAACTATGTTCAAGACCTAATTGATGGACTCAAAGCAGTTGTTGACTCGCATGATATTGTAAACATCCAAAAT GCCAAGGGTCTGGGCTATGCAATTAATACATCCGAGGAGCTTAAATTTGTTAAGGAAATTGCTGCTGCTACAGGGGTCGTTCTTGATCCGGTTTACAG TGGGAAAGCTGCTTATGGGATGATGAAAGACATGGCAGAAAATCCAAAGAATTGGGAAGGGAGAAAGGTCCTCTTCATCCATACAGGGGGGCTCCTAGGATTGTTTGACAAAGTAGACCAGATGTCTTCATTGGTCGAAAATTGGGGCCGGATGGAAGTCCACGAATCTGTTCCAAGAAAGGATGGTATAGGAAAAATGTTCTAG
- the LOC118044341 gene encoding probable cyclic nucleotide-gated ion channel 20, chloroplastic isoform X2 translates to MADHEKDVSMLSNTHPKLVDEEVDSRFSPFLSRNQSASISIPVNSMESYGFETNLGGCTGPLHSERNAPLVQMSGPLYINRNTENLFLANHGVTTRKKVEPTERCQSFKGMDPSDWDDMYTATNAHLMRSGQLGMCNDPYCTTCPSYYHSKDSRVNNCIVIDWPMTKTIVVFRSLTDLIYLLNMLLQFMLAYVAPESRVVGAGELVDHPKKILKHYLQGCFFIDLIVVLPLPQVSISILESPCCYPHSSCLEISAEMSEA, encoded by the exons ATGGCTGACCATGAAAAAGATGTATCAATGTTGTCAAACACTCATCCAAAGTTAGTGGATGAAGAGGTGGATTCTCGATTTTCACCATTTCTTTCCAGGAATCAGAGTGCATCAATTTCTATTCCTGTGAATTCCATGGAGTCCTATGGTTTTGAAACCAATCTTGGTGGCTGTACTGGTCCATTGCATAGTGAAAGAAATGCTCCACTGGTACAAATGAGCGGTCCTTTATATATCAACCGTAACACTGAAAACCTATTCCTGGCAAATCATGGTGTAACAACTCGCAAAAAGGTAGAACCCACAGAAAGATGTCAATCTTTTAAAGGAATGGATCCGAGTGACTGGGATGATATGTATACTGCTACAAATGCCCACTTAATGAGGTCTGGACAACTAGGGATGTGCAATGATCCTTACTGCACAACATGCCCGTCGTATTACCATTCCAAAGATTCCAGG GTAAACAATTGCATAGTTATTGATTGGCCAATGACTAAAACAATTGTGGTGTTTAGGAGTTTGACTGATCTCATCTACTTATTGAACATGCTTCTTCAG TTTATGTTAGCTTATGTTGCTCCTGAATCTAGAGTGGTTGGTGCTGGAGAGTTAGTTGaccatccaaaaaaaattcttaagcaCTACCTCCAAGGATGTTTCTTTATTGACTTAATTGTGGTATTACCGCTCCCGCAG GTATCAATCTCCATACTGGAGAGCCCGTGCTGCTACCCTCATTCAAGTTGCCTGGAGATATCGGCAGAAATGTCTGAAGCATAG
- the LOC118044340 gene encoding mitochondrial import inner membrane translocase subunit TIM14-3, whose product MESPLVLGATVAAAAWSGRFLIGAWQAFKARPVVPRVQRFYKGGFEQKMTRREAALILGVRESAVMEKIKEAHRRVMVANHPDAGGSHYLASKINEAKEVMSGKTKVGASIF is encoded by the exons ATG GAATCTCCTCTAGTGTTAGGTGCTACTGTGGCTGCCGCTGCCTGGAGTGGTAGATTTTTAATCGGAGCATGGCAAGCATTCAAAGCTCGGCCTGTAGTTCCGCGTGTTCAAAGATTTTATAAAGGTGGGTTCGAGCAGAAGATGACAAGGAGAGAAGCAGCTTTAATTCTTGGAGTGAG AGAGAGTGCTGTAATGGAGAAGATCAAGGAGGCTCATAGGAGAGTGATGGTGGCAAATCACCCTGATGCTGGAGGGAGCCATTATCTTGCTTCAAAGATCAACGAAGCCAAAGAGGTCATGTCGGGGAAAACTAAGGTGGGTGCCTCCATCTTTTAG
- the LOC118044342 gene encoding uncharacterized protein, protein MKKLLDFGRRALFYIRVLSGYEERKIRNHRLQLEQRLRQAQERKEALRKIPEQFILSEVRRMVEEMQNLNKKIDEIEATFDDYFKPINKQAEIIMKTQLEGEENSMKDMMKAMQTRALLEKYEAERKANVNDADAERKANVNDADANQSNHETEPATKQHAQIR, encoded by the exons atgaagaagttgTTGGATTTTGGAAGAAGAGCCCTTTTCTATATCAGGGTTCTTTCGGGTTACGAAGAACGGAAAATCCGAAATCATCGATTACAACTTGAGCAGCGTCTCCGTCAG GcacaagaaagaaaggaagcCTTGAGAAAGATACCTGAGCAGTTCATATTATCAGAGGTTCGTCGTATGGTTGAGGAAATGCAAAATTTGAACAAGAAGATAGATGAAATT GAGGCCACATTTGATGATTACTTTAAGCCAATCAATAAGCAAGCTGAGATTATAATGAAGACACAACTTGAAGGAGAGGAGAATTCAATGAAGGATATGATGAAGGCTATGCAAACACGGGCCTTGCTTGAGAAATATGAAgcagaaagaaaagcaaatgtGAATGATGCAGATgcagaaagaaaagcaaatgtGAACGATGCAGATGCAAATCAAAGTAACCACGAGACGGAACCCGCGACCAAGCAGCACGCACAGATAAGATGA
- the LOC118044336 gene encoding mitochondrial import inner membrane translocase subunit TIM9, producing the protein MDKDMLGGMEGLSKEDQTRMLSMIENLQLRDSLKMYNSLVERCFNDCVDSFTRKSLQKQEETCVMRCAEKFMKHSMRVGMRFAELNQGAATPDQN; encoded by the exons ATGGACAAGGACATGCTAGGAGGAATGGAGGGTCTATCTAAAGAAGATCAGACCCGTATGCTTTCCATGATCGAAAACCTTCAGTTGCGCGACAG CTTGAAGATGTATAATTCACTCGTGGAGAGATGCTTTAATGATTGTGTAGATAGCTTCACACGCAAATCTCTTCAGAAGCAAGAGGAGACTTGTGTCATGAGATGTGCTGAAAAGTTCATGAAGCATTCCATGCGTGTGGGAATGAGATTTGCAGAGCTTAATCAAGGAGCAGCTACCCCggatcaaaattga
- the LOC118044337 gene encoding glutamate decarboxylase, whose translation MVISTAATDSDESFYSTFASRYVRTALPRFKMPENSMPKDAAYQVINDELMLDGNPRLNLASFVTTWMEPECNDLIMASINKNYVDMDEYPVTTELQNRCVNMIAHLFNAPVGEKETAVGVGTVGSSEAIMLAGLAFKRNWQNRRKAEGKPYDKPNIVTGANVQVCWEKFARYFEVELKEVKLTEGYYVMDPVKAVEMVDENTICVAAILGSTLTGEFEDVKLLNDLLSKKNKKTGWDTPIHVDAASGGFVAPFIWPDLEWDFRLPLVKSINVSGHKYGLVYAGVGWVVWRTKEDLPDELIFHINYLGSDQPTFTLNFSKGSSQIIAQYYQFIRLGFEGYKRVMENCLENARVLREGLEKTGRFDIVSKDKGVPLVAFSLKDSSKHTVFEIAESLRRFGWIIPAYTMPANAQHIAVLRVVVREDFNRSLAERLVSHIEQVLKETDSLPSRVAVQASHIVTVDETQDNMDGKKTVKKSSREIQEEVTLYWRRLASEKITGAC comes from the exons ATGGTGATCTCTACTGCCGCAACAGATTCCGATGAGAGTTTCTACTCCACTTTTGCTTCCAGATATGTACGCACTGCACTTCctag GTTCAAGATGCCAGAGAATTCAATGCCAAAGGATGCAGCGTACCAGGTGATAAATGATGAGCTGATGCTGGATGGTAATCCAAGGCTCAACTTGGCATCTTTTGTGACAACATGGATGGAGCCTGAGTGTAATGATCTCATCATGGCTTCCATTAACAAGAATTATGTCGACATGGATGAGTACCCTGTTACCACAGAGCTCCag AATCGATGTGTAAATATGATAGCCCACCTGTTCAATGCTCCTGTTGGGGAAAAAGAAACTGCAGTTGGTGTCGGGACTGTGGGATCATCAGAGGCAATAATGCTGGCTGGATTGGCTTTTAAAAGGAATTGGCAGAATAGGAGGAAAGCAGAGGGCAAGCCGTACGATAAGCCCAACATAGTCACAGGAGCTAATGTGCAG GTTTGCTGGGAGAAATTTGCAAGGTACTTCGAAGTGGAGCTGAAGGAGGTGAAGCTGACAGAAGGGTATTATGTGATGGACCCAGTCAAAGCGGTTGAGATGGTGGACGAGAACACAATCTGTGTGGCAGCCATTTTGGGATCAACACTTACTGGAGAGTTCGAAGATGTGAAGCTTCTCAATGACCTCCTCTccaaaaagaacaagaagactGGTTGGGATACGCCAATTCATGTTGATGCTGCCAGTGGAGGGTTCGTTGCTCCTTTCATTTGGCCTGATCTTGAATGGGACTTTCGTTTGCCATTGGTGAAGAGCATCAATGTTAGCGGTCACAAATATGGCCTTGTTTATGCTGGTGTTGGTTGGGTTGTGTGGAGGACCAAGGAGGACTTGCCAGATGAGCTAATATTTCACATCAACTACCTTGGATCTGATCAACCTACTTTCACCCTCAACTTTTCGAAAG GTTCAAGTCAGATAATTGCTCAATATTATCAGTTTATACGGCTTGGCTTTGAG GGTTACAAAAGAGTAATGGAGAACTGCCTGGAGAATGCGAGAGTGCTGAGAGAAGGATTAGAAAAAACAGGGCGGTTTGACATTGTCTCCAAGGATAAGGGGGTGCCTCTTGTGGCCTTTTCTTTGAAGGACAGTAGCAAGCATACTGTGTTTGAAATAGCTGAGAGTTTGAGAAGGTTCGGGTGGATAATCCCAGCCTATACAATGCCTGCTAATGCCCAACACATTGCTGTCCTCCGTGTGGTGGTCAGGGAAGACTTCAATCGGAGTCTGGCGGAGAGACTTGTCTCGCACATCGAGCAAGTCCTGAAGGAAACAGACTCACTTCCTAGCCGTGTCGCTGTTCAAGCATCGCACATTGTTACCGTTGACGAAACACAAGATAACATGGATGGCAAGAAGACAGTTAAAAAGAGTTCAAGGGAGATACAGGAGGAAGTCACCCTGTACTGGAGGCGGCTTGCCAGTGAGAAGATAACCGGAGCCTGCTAG